The Fictibacillus phosphorivorans genomic sequence TCCAGGGTCTACGATTGGGAACTTTGAGCCCCAAGAAAGAATGAATTTTTTAAAGATGACAGCAGAATTCCTTAAACCAAATGGTGGTCTATTAATCGGAGTCGATATGAAAAAAGATCATGCCGTGTTGAATGCGGCTTACAATGATAATAAAGGGATCACAAGTCAATTTAATACAAATTTATTGAATCGATTGAACAGAGAACTTTTGGCAAACTTTGACCTTCAAAAATTTAAACATCATGCTTTTTATCATGCAGAAAAGGGCAGAATTGAGATGCATCTTGTAAGCCTGATCAACCAGACGATAACCATCGGCGATGAAAATATCTTCTTTTCTGAGGGGGAGACCATTCACACGGAGAATTCTTATAAGTTTACGATTAGTGAGTTTCAGCAAATCGCGAAAGCTTGTGGGTTCACACCGAAACAAGTATGGTGTGATGATAAGAACTGGTTCAGTATGCATTATCTGGTTGTAGAGTAGATGTAAATCCAGGGGACTCCTTTTATAAGGAGTTTCTTTTGTGTGAACAGGTTAATGGAAAAGAGCGTATTCAAAGCTTTTTGTTGGGCATTTTCTTAGCAAAGAGTGATAATAAAAGAAAATGGTATGGGAGAGGGATGGGTCATGAAACTAAAAGGAATTCACCATGTTTCAGCGTTAACTGCAAAAGCACCTGAAAATTTTAAATTCTATACAGAAGTAATGGGTTTAAGGCTAATCAAAAAAACGGTAAATCAAGATGACACAAGTGTTTACCACTTATTTTATGGTGATGAGAAAGGGAATCCTGGAACAGAGCTTACATTTTTTGAAATTCCGATGGCTGGAAGAAATCATGATGGAAACAACAGCATTTCGGCTATCTCACTTCGTGTAAAAAATGATGATGCACTTCGTTTTTGGAAAGATCGCCTAAAAGAACATGGTATTGAAGCAGAAGATGTAATGGAA encodes the following:
- the egtD gene encoding L-histidine N(alpha)-methyltransferase: MKTVKSNVHYHIGNEPETDMYGEVLQGLQQEKKFISPKYFYDKKGSELFEAITMLSEYYPTRTELLILNKYKHEMAKAIGSDTALVEFGSGSSEKVRTLLEAMPELKEYVPIDISKDFLYQSARALSIEYPHLDVHAVSADYTDKFEMPELSSKRKAVFFPGSTIGNFEPQERMNFLKMTAEFLKPNGGLLIGVDMKKDHAVLNAAYNDNKGITSQFNTNLLNRLNRELLANFDLQKFKHHAFYHAEKGRIEMHLVSLINQTITIGDENIFFSEGETIHTENSYKFTISEFQQIAKACGFTPKQVWCDDKNWFSMHYLVVE